TCAGCAGTAATCAGGAGCCAGTGATCAGCAATCATATTGGAATTCGCGGAGGGAAATTGCGTGGTTGCGAGATTGATATTCCAGGCGATTTTTCTTCGGCGGCTTTTTTTATTGCGGCGGCGCTGCTTTTGCCAAAAAGTGAATTGCTGATTGAGAACGCCGGCCTCAATCCCACGCGTACGGCGTTGCTCGACGTCACACGCGAAATGGGCGGCGAGGTGAGCGTGATGAATATACGAAACGAGTCTTATGAACCGGTGGCGGAGTTGATGGTTCGCCATCGGCCATTGCAAAGTGCAAAAGTTTCCGGCAGCCGCATTCCCCTGCTCATTGATGAAATCCCCATCCTTGCGGTTATGGCCACGCAAGCCGAGGGGGAAACGCATATTCGCGAGGCGCAGGAGCTGCGGGTGAAAGAGAGCGATCGCCTCGCGGCGCTGGCAAAAAATCTCCGCGCGATGGGCGCGGCCATTGAAGAATTGCCCGATGGCCTGGTGATCAGCGGCCCGACGAAATTGCGCGGCGCCGAGATTGACTCATTCGGCGATCATCGCATTGCCATGGCGTTTGCCGTTGCCGGGCTTTTGGCCGATTCACCGACAACGATACGCGGCGCGGAATGTGTCAACATTTCTTTCCCCGGATTTTTTGAAATTTTGAAAAAGTTAGCCAGTTAGCTGATTTTGCCGTTCGCCAGAAAACAGGCGAACCGGCCAGTATTTTTAACCATGCCCTTTTTCCCTTTACAAATTCGCCTGCTTGCTGTCGGCAAATTGCGCGACCCAATTTGGACGCCGGCAGTGACCCAATATGGTCAACGCCTGCAAAATTACGCCAAATTTGATCTCATCGAAGTCCGTGATGCCGTTGGCAAAGGCTTGCCGGATAGCGCGGCGCTGGCCGAAGAAGGAAAACTCATTTTGCGGACGCTCGAGCCGGGGAATTACCTCATTGTGCTCGACCGGCACGGCAAACCATTTAGCAGCGAGCAATTGGCGCAAGCATTGCAAAAACTCATCGACACCGGTATACGCACAATGGATTTTGTGATCGGCGGCCCGATCGGGTTGGATCACACCATCATTGCAAAAGCCAATCTGCGGCTCTCGCTTTCGGCGATGACCTTGCCGCACGAACTGGCGCGGGTGGTTTTGCTGGAGCAACTTTACCGCGCGTTGACGATCCTGCGCGGCGAACCGTATCATAAGTAAACAATAACTTTTCATGTAATGCGAGATTGATCCCCGGAGGAGAGAGAATGAAATCCGATTATGTCCATTATCGCAAACTCGGCAAGGAACTGAATCACCGTGTGACCCAAATGGTAACCCGCTACGAGTTGGAATCAGCCGCTCGCAGCTTGGGCATGCTCGTCCGCGGTGTTATAGTGTTCGACAGCGAGGACGAGGGCGGCACACTCATGGATCGCGCGTTTTATGATCTGCGCCGCGGCAACAAGAATGTTATCGCCCGTTTTATCGGGGCAAATCCCCCCGAAAGTTTTTCTGAAGATGAAAAACGGTTGCTGGAGGGCATGTCAAAAGCTTGGTTTTCGCTTTTTCAAGTCAATGCTGTCAACCTTCACGAAAGCAGCATTTTGCTGGAAGATTTAATTAAGCCCTCGCAGCCACTCAAGTTATTCGATATCAATCTCTCGCAAACCCTATCGGTGAACCTCTTTTTTGCCACTCGTTTGATTCCCATTGATGATTGGCACATGACCGGGGGCGTCGGTTATCCTTTTCTACCCCACCGTGTGCCGGAACTGCTGGCCGGATTGAAGCAACGCAAATATGGCTCTAAAAAACGAAAATACAAAATCATTCCCCCGGAAGACTACAGCGCCTATTTTTTCCACGCGTTCAAACGTTTGGGGGAAGGTGACATCTCGTTTCAGGATATTTAACACAAGTTTGGAAATAATATGATTCCAGTGCATCAATCTCGGCCTGTTTTTTTCTTCTTTTTGTTCTTTCCGGTTCTGCTGTTTTCTCAAAACCTTTCCGGCCTGAGCATCTGTCTCGATCCCGGCCACGGCCCGGGCAATGCCAATGCTGGCCCCACCGGCTTGCGCGAAGCCGACATCAATTTTCGCGTTGCCGTTTTTCTGAAAGAGTATTTGAAAGCGGCGAACGTGGACACGGTTTTGCTCACGCATCTCAACAACACCACCGATATCAGCTTGAGCGCGCGCGAGCAAATTGCCAACAACTTCGGCGTGACATGGTTCCATTCCGTCCATCACAATGCCACCGGCGTCAGCAACAGCACGGCGCGTTATACGTTGCTGTTGTTGGAAGAGCGGCGCAATCCCGGCCAGCCTTGTCCGAACGGCAGCGCTTCCGGCACCGGCCAGGCTGATTGGCCGGGGCAAGCCGACGTGATGAGCAACATCATGGCCAGGCGCATTTGGGAGGCCTATCGCACCTCAAATTACTTGACGCGTTTGGATTGGACGTTTTACGGCGGCTGCAACGGCGGGTTCAGTCTCGGCGTGTTGAATGACCTGCAAATGCCCGGCGAGCTTTCCGAAGCCACATTTCACGACAATCGCCTCGAAGAGGCCAAAATGCGCAACAACGATTTTCTGCGCATGGAGGCGCGCGCCCTGGCCATGAGCTTTTTCGACTATTTCAACGCCGGGACGATGCCGACCGGCGCCCTGGTCGGCATCGTCAGCAACAGCAACACCGGCGCGCCACTGGATGGAATAACCGTGACGCTCAATCCCGGCCATCGCACCTACACAACCGACAACTGGAAAAACGGCCTGTATGTTTTTGACGGGCTGCTCCCGGGTGATTATACGATCTCCATCAGCGCGGCAGGATTTCGGGATTTTTCGCGCACCGTGAAGGTAACGGCACACGCTTTTGGTTATGGTGATGCGCCTCTGATTCCTGCGATCACCGCCGTTGGCGATAAGCCGTCTGCCATGCCTTCAACAATCCGGCTGGAGCAAAATTTTCCCAATCCGTTTTATCCAAAAACCGTCATTCGCTATTTTATACCCCACCAAGCGCCAGTGCAAATCGCCATCGTTGATCCCTTGGGACGTTTGGTGCGCAAATTGACGGATGGCATGGTTGAAAGTGGTGAACATCATGTGCAGTGGGACGGATTAGACGAAAAGGGTGTCGCTGTTGCTTCGGGGATTTATTTTATCAAAATTCGTAGTGGAGATTTTTCGGCCACGCGCAAGCTCGTTTTGGCGCGATAAAAATAAAGACAGTTTTCGGACCAAAGGTGAGATTATGAGCGTGCTCAAAATTTTGGGTGTTATCATGCTGCTGTTATTCAGCCCGATCGAAAATGCCCAGGCGCAAATTCGCGTGGCGGGCAAGCCGAAACGCTTGACGCCGGCGGGTGGTGAATTTATGCAGCCCGTCTGGTCGCCGGCCGGCGACTGGATTGCGCTCACGAGCAGCGGCTACAACGGCATCTGGCTGGTGAAACCTGATGGCACGGGCTTGAAACAGCTTACGGCTGATCTTGCCGTCGGTTATAAAATGAAGTGGTCGGCGGATGGAAAAATGCTGGTTGGCCGCGCGGCGAAATACGAAAACCGGCGGCGCTACAACGCGATAAAAGCTTATGAGGCCGCCACCAACCGCGAATTTTTGCTTTCAGATTTTCGAACTTTGATGCCCGGCTTGCCGCAATGGACGAACGGCAGCCAACAGGTCGCGCTCTTTTCCAATCGCGGCTTGGAATTTTTTCAAGTCGCCGATCAAGCCCCTGGCAAGGCGCAGGAAACCTCCACGCGCGCGCTCGTCTTTGCCAACGAACAGGGGTTGATTCTGCTTCCTGCCGGCGCAAAAACGCAACAACTTCTTCAACCCGTTCCAGGCGAGGTGGTGAACGCGGCGCTGTCACCCGACGGCGGCAAAATTGTTTTTGAGTCCTTGAATGGCCGTCTTTACGTTTGCCAAAACGACGGCAGCGCCTTGCTTGACTTGGGACGCGGCGAGCGGCCGCAATGGTCGCCGGACGGCGGTAAAATTGCGTTTATGATTTCTTCGGACGACGGCCACCGCCTGCTCGGCGCCGATCTTTACGTGGTTCGCCCCGACGGCTCCGGCAAAACCAATCTCACCAATTCAAAAGCTCTCTTTGAAATGAATTGCACGTGGTCGCCTGATGGCAAGCGCCTCGCTTACGATGAACGAAACAGCCGCGCGGTTTGGGTCATGGAATTGGCGGAGTAAAGATTTTGATTGAAATTCGGGTATTGGTTTTGTATTTTATTTGCAAGGCAGAGGAGATGAAACGATATGCCGGCAAAAGATTCTTTTCACCACATTGTCAAAAATGCTTTGATTAAAGATGGTTGGACGATTACTCACGATCCCTTTATCTTGACTTTTGGCAAAAGAGACCTGTATGTCGATTTCGGGGCTGAGCCGAGCATCGGGGCAGAGAAAGACAATCAAAAAATAGCGGTTGAAGTCAAGAGTTTTATGGGAAAGTCCGATATGAATGACTTCAAAAACGCCATCTGAACTTATAACGTTTATCAAAGTATTCTCCGGCGAACAGAGCCAGACCGCGTTTTATACCTTGCCATCGAAAAAAATATCCAGGATGGAATTTTTACTGAAGAAGTTGGCAATTTCGTCTTGGAAGATTTTGAGATTCATGTGGTAATTTTCGAAGAAACCGAGGAGGTGATTTTAAAATGGGTCAATTAGAAAAATACCGCACCCACATCAAGCGTATTCTTAATGAGTATGCAAAATACAAGCCTTCCCACGGTGAGATTGAAACGGAGGCCATTTTCGATGTCGAAAAAGATCACTACGAAGTGGTTCACGTCGGCTGGCATAATAAAAAACGCATTCATGGCAGCGTTATTCACATTGATATCAAGGACGGAAAAGTCTGGATTCAGCACGATGGCACCAGCGATGGCATCGCCGACGAGCTGGTTGAAGCCGGAATACCCAAAGAAGACATCGTGTTGGGATTTCGTTATCCCAAATTCAGAAAGTATACCGAATATGCCGCAATTGAAGGATAAGCAACTTTGAGCACAACATCTCTCACGCCACAAGCCCCACGGGCACAATATTTCCAAAAAGGCCTGGGATTGAAAACCGTCGCCCAGGGTCTGTTGGAGCGGGATTACCACAGCCACATTGTCGATTATCTGCGCGCGCACGATTTCAGGCTGCGCCTGGGCGAGATGGAAATCCATCTCGCCCAGGAGTTCGGCTTTTGTTACGGCGTCGATCGCGCCGTCGAATATGCCTATCAAGCCCGCGCCAAATTTCCCGACCGGCGGATTTTTTTGACCGGCGAGATCATTCACAATCCGCATGTCAACCGCCGCATGCTGGAAATGGAGATCGGTTTCCTCAGCGGCCAGTACAAGCAAAGTGCCGGCATCGAAGACCTTGGGCCCGCCGACGTGGTTATTCTTCCCGCGTTCGGCGTGACCATGACGGAGTTCAAACAACTGCAAGCCATTGGCTGCATTCTGGTCGATACGACCTGCGGCTCGGTGTTGAACGTTTGGAAAAGAGTCGAGCAATATGCCCGCGACGGTTTCACCTCGGTGATTCACGGCAAATATTATCACGAAGAAACCCGGGCGACGGCGAGCCAGGCGACAAAATATCCCGGCGGCCAGTATCTCGTCGTCCGCAACATGGAAGAAACCGAACGGGTCTGCGACTTCATTTTCGGCAAATTGGGGCGCGAGGAATTTTTAAAACTTTTTGCCCAATCGATTTCGCCCGGCTTCACGCCGGATTTGCATTTGCAAAAAATCGGCGTCGCCAACCAAACGACGATGTTGAGCAGCGAGTCATTGGCCATTGCAGAACGCTTGAAAAAAGCGATGATTGCAAAATATGGCGCTGCCGAGATTGACAAGCATTTTCGCAATTTTGACACGATCTGCAGCGCGACGCAAGACCGGCAGGACGCGGTGATGAAATTGGTGACGACGCAGAAGCTCGATCTCATGCTGG
This genomic window from candidate division KSB1 bacterium contains:
- the aroA gene encoding 3-phosphoshikimate 1-carboxyvinyltransferase, which translates into the protein MNIPISQAHTFRGRISVPGDKSISHRALMLGAMAEGDTVIRGLAPGEDVSSTKHCLQQLGVIINEKNGEIFVKGRGHFSLQKPKTALDAGNSGTTMRLLAGLLAAQSFSATITGDASLQRRPMRRIIEPLTQMGAKITAQKNGGAPLTIHGGKLHGIHYRLPVASAQVKSCVLFAGLGAEGDTVIEEVIPTRDHSERLLRRMEAGISVSSNQEPVISNHIGIRGGKLRGCEIDIPGDFSSAAFFIAAALLLPKSELLIENAGLNPTRTALLDVTREMGGEVSVMNIRNESYEPVAELMVRHRPLQSAKVSGSRIPLLIDEIPILAVMATQAEGETHIREAQELRVKESDRLAALAKNLRAMGAAIEELPDGLVISGPTKLRGAEIDSFGDHRIAMAFAVAGLLADSPTTIRGAECVNISFPGFFEILKKLAS
- a CDS encoding 23S rRNA (pseudouridine(1915)-N(3))-methyltransferase RlmH; translation: MPFFPLQIRLLAVGKLRDPIWTPAVTQYGQRLQNYAKFDLIEVRDAVGKGLPDSAALAEEGKLILRTLEPGNYLIVLDRHGKPFSSEQLAQALQKLIDTGIRTMDFVIGGPIGLDHTIIAKANLRLSLSAMTLPHELARVVLLEQLYRALTILRGEPYHK
- a CDS encoding N-acetylmuramoyl-L-alanine amidase, whose protein sequence is MIPVHQSRPVFFFFLFFPVLLFSQNLSGLSICLDPGHGPGNANAGPTGLREADINFRVAVFLKEYLKAANVDTVLLTHLNNTTDISLSAREQIANNFGVTWFHSVHHNATGVSNSTARYTLLLLEERRNPGQPCPNGSASGTGQADWPGQADVMSNIMARRIWEAYRTSNYLTRLDWTFYGGCNGGFSLGVLNDLQMPGELSEATFHDNRLEEAKMRNNDFLRMEARALAMSFFDYFNAGTMPTGALVGIVSNSNTGAPLDGITVTLNPGHRTYTTDNWKNGLYVFDGLLPGDYTISISAAGFRDFSRTVKVTAHAFGYGDAPLIPAITAVGDKPSAMPSTIRLEQNFPNPFYPKTVIRYFIPHQAPVQIAIVDPLGRLVRKLTDGMVESGEHHVQWDGLDEKGVAVASGIYFIKIRSGDFSATRKLVLAR
- a CDS encoding XisI protein, encoding MGQLEKYRTHIKRILNEYAKYKPSHGEIETEAIFDVEKDHYEVVHVGWHNKKRIHGSVIHIDIKDGKVWIQHDGTSDGIADELVEAGIPKEDIVLGFRYPKFRKYTEYAAIEG
- a CDS encoding 4-hydroxy-3-methylbut-2-enyl diphosphate reductase, with translation MSTTSLTPQAPRAQYFQKGLGLKTVAQGLLERDYHSHIVDYLRAHDFRLRLGEMEIHLAQEFGFCYGVDRAVEYAYQARAKFPDRRIFLTGEIIHNPHVNRRMLEMEIGFLSGQYKQSAGIEDLGPADVVILPAFGVTMTEFKQLQAIGCILVDTTCGSVLNVWKRVEQYARDGFTSVIHGKYYHEETRATASQATKYPGGQYLVVRNMEETERVCDFIFGKLGREEFLKLFAQSISPGFTPDLHLQKIGVANQTTMLSSESLAIAERLKKAMIAKYGAAEIDKHFRNFDTICSATQDRQDAVMKLVTTQKLDLMLVIGGYNSSNTNHLAALAGKYTTAYHLDDPRCLINAELIRHKPYGKNEEIETRDWLPPGAVKIGLTAGASTPNNKIGEAIARLAKLRGIKVEDWLKE